A genomic window from Syntrophorhabdaceae bacterium includes:
- a CDS encoding DUF1614 domain-containing protein, producing the protein MFFSPLSFFFMVIFFVIIGFVFTMVQVNVIALAFEKIGIPSHYVFGALFASFLGSLINIPVKKVRQQTMTTRRRARFFGLHYVVPAVRNNFTVIAVNVGGAVVPCAISAFLLFKTSLYLQALIATACVTFAAYRLARPVPGVGIALPFFLPPFLAAVVSVIVAREHAPIVAYIAGSLGTIIGADILNLKKISELGAPIASIGGAGTFDGIFLSGILAVILSALFT; encoded by the coding sequence ATGTTCTTTTCGCCGCTTTCTTTTTTCTTCATGGTGATCTTCTTCGTCATCATCGGTTTCGTCTTCACCATGGTTCAAGTTAACGTCATAGCGCTCGCCTTCGAAAAAATCGGGATCCCATCCCATTATGTGTTCGGGGCGCTTTTCGCGAGCTTTCTCGGAAGTCTCATCAACATTCCCGTGAAGAAGGTCCGGCAACAGACCATGACCACACGGAGGAGGGCAAGATTCTTCGGCCTTCATTACGTTGTTCCTGCCGTGAGGAATAACTTCACCGTGATCGCCGTGAACGTGGGTGGCGCCGTTGTGCCCTGTGCCATATCGGCCTTCCTGTTATTCAAAACGAGTCTTTACCTTCAGGCCCTGATCGCCACGGCATGCGTTACCTTCGCGGCCTACCGGCTTGCGAGGCCCGTGCCGGGTGTGGGCATCGCGTTGCCTTTCTTTTTGCCCCCGTTTCTCGCTGCGGTGGTTTCGGTCATCGTGGCCCGCGAGCATGCACCTATCGTGGCCTATATCGCGGGGAGTCTGGGAACGATCATCGGTGCCGACATACTGAATTTGAAAAAGATCTCGGAACTCGGTGCGCCCATCGCCTCCATCGGCGGGGCCGGCACCTTCGATGGGATATTTTTGTCCGGCATCCTGGCGGTTATTCTCTCAGCCCTTTTTACCTGA
- a CDS encoding ferredoxin, with protein sequence MKVRINDEECVGDGSCVEICPDLFKMVGDLAVVKMEEVPEKLEHLCREAAEACPVDAIIIHE encoded by the coding sequence ATGAAAGTCAGGATCAATGACGAGGAGTGCGTGGGAGACGGAAGCTGCGTAGAGATTTGTCCGGATCTCTTCAAGATGGTTGGAGACCTGGCGGTCGTGAAGATGGAGGAGGTGCCCGAGAAGCTTGAGCATCTGTGCAGGGAAGCGGCCGAGGCCTGCCCGGTTGACGCGATCATTATTCACGAGTAG
- the amrB gene encoding AmmeMemoRadiSam system protein B produces MENPRIRFIEAIPVVEEGQELIVLKDTEGITENALVVSREVAFMISLMDGSRTIRDIQLDFMRTVGELVYIEKIEELVRTMDSHLLLLNDNFRARFAALREEYEKSPVRPAALAGRSYAANRMELITFLTEMLKGGVDGCAEKGEMTGMVAPHIDYPRGMSVYQKTYPHLKGCAAPLIVILGTCHHPTERLLSISLKDFETPLETIPHAKDVAELIRENPVLERYIDEWPHRNEHSIELQLPLIQFMMQHDFEMLPILTGSMHEYVEGERNLDDGEIDEVVTSLKAVLAASGKPFIILSGADLAHIGAQFGDTFTLHDATLARSKARDELLLESIRKVDAQGFFEAIKEEKDERRICGLTPIYFQLKLLAGGRCDIVGYDQWTDGKSSVSFAGGVFYK; encoded by the coding sequence ATGGAAAACCCCCGCATACGATTCATTGAAGCGATCCCCGTAGTTGAGGAAGGCCAGGAGCTCATCGTTCTTAAGGATACCGAGGGGATCACGGAGAATGCACTCGTTGTGTCGCGAGAGGTGGCCTTCATGATCTCTCTCATGGACGGCTCCCGAACCATAAGAGACATACAGCTCGATTTCATGCGGACTGTCGGTGAGCTTGTCTATATCGAGAAGATCGAAGAGCTGGTTCGCACCATGGATTCGCACCTTCTTCTTTTGAACGACAACTTCAGGGCTCGTTTTGCCGCGCTGCGGGAAGAGTATGAAAAATCGCCGGTACGCCCCGCTGCTCTCGCGGGCAGAAGCTATGCCGCGAACAGAATGGAACTCATCACCTTTCTTACTGAGATGTTGAAAGGAGGCGTTGACGGTTGTGCGGAAAAAGGCGAGATGACAGGCATGGTAGCGCCCCACATCGACTATCCGAGGGGCATGAGCGTCTATCAGAAGACCTATCCCCACCTCAAAGGCTGCGCCGCGCCTCTTATAGTTATCCTGGGCACGTGCCATCACCCCACCGAGAGGCTTCTTTCCATATCGCTTAAGGACTTTGAAACGCCGCTTGAAACCATCCCCCATGCGAAAGATGTGGCCGAGCTCATCCGCGAAAACCCGGTCCTCGAGAGATACATAGACGAATGGCCCCACAGGAACGAACATTCGATTGAATTGCAGCTTCCGCTCATACAGTTCATGATGCAGCACGACTTCGAGATGCTACCCATTCTTACCGGCTCCATGCATGAGTACGTGGAAGGAGAGCGAAATCTTGATGACGGAGAGATCGACGAGGTTGTGACAAGTCTAAAAGCGGTGCTCGCCGCCTCAGGCAAACCGTTTATAATCCTGTCAGGCGCAGACCTGGCCCATATCGGGGCGCAATTCGGAGATACCTTTACCCTCCACGATGCGACCCTTGCCCGTTCAAAGGCCCGCGATGAGCTTCTGCTTGAATCCATAAGAAAGGTCGATGCTCAAGGATTCTTTGAAGCGATCAAAGAAGAAAAGGATGAACGGCGCATATGCGGCCTCACGCCGATCTACTTTCAACTCAAGCTGCTCGCCGGAGGCCGCTGCGATATTGTGGGCTACGACCAGTGGACAGACGGCAAGTCATCGGTGAGCTTCGCGGGCGGTGTCTTTTACAAGTAA
- a CDS encoding secondary thiamine-phosphate synthase enzyme YjbQ, producing MKIIHKKIGFKTKGSGDLINITGSLSQALKETALKIGNVTVFVCGSTAGILTLEYEPGLIKDIGEFYEKLAPSNPHYHHDDTWGDANGFSHIRASLTGQSLTVPFEDGKLLLGTWQQVVLAEFDNRPRSRELTAQFIGE from the coding sequence ATGAAGATCATACACAAGAAGATTGGTTTCAAAACCAAAGGGAGCGGCGATCTCATAAACATTACCGGTTCTCTGTCGCAAGCGCTCAAAGAAACGGCGTTAAAAATCGGTAACGTGACCGTCTTTGTCTGCGGTTCTACCGCCGGCATCTTGACCTTAGAGTACGAACCGGGCCTTATCAAAGATATAGGTGAATTCTACGAGAAGCTCGCACCTTCGAACCCACACTATCATCATGACGATACCTGGGGTGACGCGAACGGCTTCAGCCATATCAGGGCAAGCTTGACCGGACAATCGCTCACCGTGCCTTTTGAAGACGGAAAACTCCTGCTCGGAACCTGGCAGCAGGTGGTGCTTGCCGAATTCGATAACCGTCCCCGCTCACGCGAGCTCACCGCACAGTTCATTGGGGAATAG
- a CDS encoding MFS transporter, with translation MIHYAWIIALTGTLVTILAHGLGRMSYSVILPSMKDGLALTYTQTGYIATGNFIGYLCLAIMGGFLAARFGVRRVVFVSLVVIGVSLFLTGLSNSFAFAFLMRLLAGAGNGGSYVPIMALPAAWFVAKKRGLATGIVSGGIGIGLFLAGIILPPIISAYGKEGWRYAWYFMGIVVFALAFLCYGFLRNSPADKGISQLGGTEALKGGVRVTLFSAFKDVVVEREIWKLGCVYFMYGFSYIIYLTFFVAYLTKELGVSPVAAGRIFAVLGIFSIFCGVIWGGISDALGRRLGSMLAYLTLAFSYLVFVFWKDYTGFYISAVVFGLAAFSIPTIMAAAAGDAVGGRLAPAGLGFITLFFGVGQAFGPAVAGWIKDSAGTFTYAFLLAAAISLVGGFGSMILRKKA, from the coding sequence ATGATACATTATGCATGGATCATCGCGCTCACGGGAACATTGGTGACGATTCTCGCTCATGGCCTCGGCAGGATGTCCTATTCCGTGATACTGCCTTCTATGAAGGACGGCCTCGCCCTTACCTACACTCAGACCGGCTATATCGCCACGGGCAATTTCATCGGATATCTCTGTCTCGCGATCATGGGAGGATTTCTGGCGGCCCGGTTCGGGGTGAGGCGAGTCGTGTTCGTATCCCTTGTTGTGATCGGCGTAAGTCTCTTTCTCACCGGTCTTTCCAATTCCTTCGCTTTTGCATTTCTCATGCGGCTTCTTGCCGGGGCTGGTAACGGGGGAAGCTATGTCCCCATAATGGCGTTGCCTGCGGCCTGGTTCGTGGCGAAAAAGAGAGGTCTTGCTACTGGCATCGTGTCCGGAGGTATCGGCATCGGGCTTTTTCTCGCAGGGATTATCCTTCCTCCCATAATTTCCGCTTACGGGAAAGAGGGATGGAGATACGCGTGGTATTTCATGGGGATTGTCGTGTTCGCGCTCGCCTTTCTCTGCTATGGCTTCTTAAGGAACAGTCCGGCGGACAAAGGCATTTCCCAGCTCGGCGGCACAGAAGCATTAAAGGGCGGCGTGAGGGTGACGCTGTTTTCGGCCTTCAAGGATGTGGTCGTCGAGCGAGAGATATGGAAACTCGGATGCGTCTACTTCATGTATGGCTTCTCGTACATAATATACCTCACGTTTTTTGTGGCTTATCTTACCAAAGAACTGGGGGTAAGTCCGGTGGCTGCGGGACGAATATTCGCCGTGCTCGGTATTTTCAGTATCTTCTGCGGCGTTATCTGGGGAGGTATATCGGATGCCCTGGGGAGAAGGCTCGGGTCCATGCTCGCCTACCTTACCCTGGCTTTCTCGTATCTGGTTTTCGTTTTCTGGAAAGACTACACCGGGTTCTATATCTCGGCCGTGGTATTCGGTTTAGCCGCCTTTTCCATACCCACGATCATGGCGGCTGCGGCTGGTGACGCCGTAGGCGGAAGGCTCGCCCCGGCCGGACTCGGTTTTATCACCCTGTTCTTCGGGGTGGGCCAGGCATTTGGTCCGGCTGTAGCCGGATGGATAAAGGATTCGGCAGGCACCTTTACCTATGCCTTCCTCCTCGCCGCTGCCATTTCTCTCGTCGGGGGCTTCGGATCCATGATACTCAGGAAGAAGGCGTAA
- a CDS encoding pyridoxamine 5'-phosphate oxidase family protein: MNYQALRDAVTLAGRLQHVLIGTANRKKEPHIAAAAVLRQVDETHVTASAWFCPTTVANLHENRAVCLVIWDRESDRGFQLTGQSEKIEDMAMLDGYAPAFTEKITVPQVERSVLIRVDRVIDFKHAPHNDIED, encoded by the coding sequence ATGAATTACCAGGCATTACGTGACGCGGTGACCCTGGCCGGGAGGTTGCAGCACGTCCTGATCGGCACGGCCAACCGAAAAAAAGAGCCCCATATCGCCGCGGCCGCCGTTCTCAGGCAGGTCGATGAAACGCACGTGACAGCGAGCGCTTGGTTCTGTCCCACGACCGTGGCGAATCTACACGAAAACCGGGCCGTCTGCCTTGTGATCTGGGACAGGGAGTCTGACCGGGGTTTCCAGCTCACCGGCCAATCGGAGAAGATCGAAGATATGGCCATGCTTGATGGGTATGCTCCGGCTTTCACCGAGAAGATCACCGTTCCTCAAGTGGAAAGATCAGTCCTCATTCGCGTGGATAGGGTGATAGATTTCAAACATGCCCCTCATAATGACATTGAGGATTAA
- a CDS encoding helix-turn-helix domain-containing protein — translation MDVTEKIAFIKTHDPDGAARLERLIGKRENLVREGNVYKEKFTERQFTLVFNPLLDATYERTRILEILSRGDSTIPAISEKIGLSREKVFAAIKDLMRKNLVEIAHHQERDATFRKK, via the coding sequence ATGGACGTGACGGAAAAGATTGCCTTTATAAAAACACACGATCCGGACGGTGCGGCGCGCCTTGAGCGGTTAATCGGCAAGAGAGAAAATCTTGTGCGTGAGGGGAATGTGTACAAAGAGAAGTTTACCGAGAGGCAGTTCACTCTCGTCTTTAACCCGCTTCTGGACGCGACCTATGAGCGGACCCGCATACTGGAGATACTCTCGAGAGGCGACAGTACCATACCTGCAATTTCCGAAAAAATCGGTCTGTCAAGGGAGAAAGTCTTCGCTGCAATAAAAGACCTCATGAGAAAAAATCTCGTTGAAATAGCGCATCACCAGGAGCGGGATGCCACATTCAGGAAAAAGTGA
- a CDS encoding 4Fe-4S dicluster domain-containing protein, protein MNDLTFLNEIEDKSGQKVSACYQCYKCTTGCPVAGEMDIYPHRIIRHIILGDREKVLASATIWTCLQCTTCSVRCPNDIDIAHVFDTLRKIAVAEHREAERDTWAFYRYFLDSVKKHGRLHELEAIMHYKLAKKDFFSDTKMGLGMLTKGRMGILPHNIKDKKLMKKIFTRTKSGDKGE, encoded by the coding sequence GTGAATGACCTTACATTCTTGAATGAAATTGAAGATAAATCGGGGCAAAAGGTATCGGCCTGTTATCAATGCTACAAGTGCACCACAGGCTGTCCCGTAGCCGGTGAAATGGATATTTATCCTCACAGGATCATACGCCACATCATCCTCGGCGACAGAGAAAAAGTGCTCGCTTCGGCAACCATCTGGACCTGCCTCCAATGCACAACCTGTTCGGTCCGTTGCCCCAACGATATAGATATTGCTCATGTGTTCGATACTTTACGGAAGATCGCTGTGGCCGAGCATCGGGAGGCCGAGCGCGACACCTGGGCCTTCTACAGATACTTCCTTGACAGCGTGAAGAAACATGGCAGACTGCACGAACTCGAAGCGATCATGCACTACAAGCTCGCCAAGAAGGATTTTTTCAGCGATACGAAAATGGGTCTCGGCATGCTCACAAAAGGAAGGATGGGCATACTGCCCCATAATATAAAGGATAAGAAGTTGATGAAAAAGATCTTCACGAGAACGAAGAGCGGAGATAAGGGTGAATAA
- a CDS encoding pyruvate carboxylase subunit B, which translates to MADKKPIRITDLTLRDGHQSLFATRMTTEDMLPIAEKMDNIGFYSMEVWGGATFDVMTRFLNEDPWERVKILKQKMPKTKFQMLLRGQNLVGYRNYADDVVEAFVEKAAEVGIDIFRVFDALNDERNFIAAFKAIKKCGKHIQGAISYSLTEKRLGGPIFNVKYYVDKAKKIEDMGAHSLCIKDMAGIISPYDAYDLVSELKSSISIPVHLHTHYTSGMASMALLKAIEAGADGVDTCLAPFALRSSHSAVEPFVVTLQGTPHETGFDLEAIAEIDDYLESIVPKYMNFADTTRFSVIDIGVLMHQIPGGMISNLVSQLKQGKALHRLKEVYEEIPATRKDLGFPPLVTPTSQIVGVQSVFNVIAGRYKMISNEVKDYFYGLYGKPPVAVSEEIKQKALKGYAKGNTPIDTRPGDVIEPELPKAREAVKDITSDMGDILIYALYPMTGLEFLKKKYGKSS; encoded by the coding sequence ATGGCAGACAAGAAACCCATCCGTATTACCGATTTAACGTTGCGGGATGGCCACCAGTCGCTTTTCGCGACGAGGATGACCACAGAGGACATGCTTCCCATTGCGGAGAAAATGGACAACATTGGGTTCTATTCTATGGAAGTCTGGGGAGGTGCTACCTTCGATGTCATGACCCGGTTCCTCAACGAGGATCCTTGGGAGCGCGTGAAGATCCTCAAACAGAAGATGCCCAAGACCAAATTCCAGATGCTGCTTCGCGGACAGAACCTCGTCGGGTACCGCAACTACGCCGATGACGTGGTCGAGGCCTTCGTGGAGAAGGCCGCTGAAGTGGGAATCGATATTTTCAGGGTCTTTGACGCGCTGAACGATGAACGTAACTTTATCGCCGCTTTCAAAGCCATCAAGAAATGCGGAAAGCATATTCAGGGCGCAATCTCCTATTCGCTTACCGAGAAGAGACTCGGGGGGCCTATTTTCAACGTAAAATACTATGTAGACAAGGCAAAGAAGATTGAAGACATGGGTGCACACTCTCTCTGTATAAAAGACATGGCCGGGATCATCTCTCCCTATGACGCGTACGACCTTGTGTCAGAGCTCAAATCCAGCATTTCCATCCCGGTGCACCTCCATACCCATTATACGAGCGGTATGGCTTCCATGGCTCTGCTTAAGGCGATCGAAGCCGGAGCCGACGGCGTCGATACCTGTCTTGCCCCTTTTGCCCTGCGGTCTTCCCATAGCGCCGTGGAACCCTTTGTGGTAACACTGCAAGGCACCCCGCACGAGACAGGCTTTGATCTTGAGGCCATCGCTGAAATAGACGATTACCTCGAATCCATTGTTCCCAAATACATGAATTTTGCCGATACGACCCGTTTTTCCGTTATCGACATCGGCGTTCTCATGCATCAGATACCGGGCGGCATGATCAGCAATCTCGTGAGCCAGTTAAAACAGGGAAAGGCGCTCCACAGGCTCAAAGAAGTGTACGAAGAAATACCCGCCACCCGCAAGGACCTCGGATTCCCCCCGCTTGTCACCCCCACGAGTCAGATTGTGGGTGTGCAGTCCGTATTCAACGTTATCGCGGGCCGCTACAAGATGATCTCCAACGAGGTCAAAGATTATTTTTACGGCCTGTACGGTAAACCGCCGGTAGCGGTGAGCGAGGAGATCAAACAGAAGGCGCTTAAAGGTTATGCCAAAGGAAATACTCCCATCGACACTCGGCCGGGTGATGTTATCGAACCGGAACTTCCCAAGGCGAGGGAGGCGGTGAAAGACATAACGAGCGACATGGGCGATATTCTCATCTACGCCCTGTATCCCATGACGGGTCTTGAATTCCTCAAAAAGAAATATGGAAAATCCTCCTGA
- a CDS encoding CoB--CoM heterodisulfide reductase iron-sulfur subunit B family protein, which translates to MITLTYYPGCSMKTSSKFYEASLKEIFSFYGIGLKELDDWSCCGASAAHTIDERLAHALSARNIAVAEGEGNHFFAPCSACYNRAKITNDAIRKDATLREEVNSMIAPLQCRGTVEVKNIIEVLRDHVGLERIAASIAYDLSAIKVAPYYGCVLTRIPGVDVFDDVENPTSMDDLLWVTGVDPVVWPYKMECCGASKTLTNKDVTTRLSGKIMDMAISVGADMIVTPCPLCQMNLDLLPYLGRTDKNLPVLFLTEIYELALFGKIAGGSSHIIPVDGLADKVKKK; encoded by the coding sequence ATGATCACCTTGACCTACTATCCCGGCTGCTCCATGAAGACTTCGAGCAAATTCTACGAGGCGTCTCTCAAGGAGATATTCTCCTTTTACGGGATCGGCCTCAAAGAACTCGATGACTGGTCATGCTGCGGGGCTTCCGCTGCACACACGATCGACGAGAGGCTCGCCCACGCGCTATCCGCCCGCAACATAGCCGTGGCAGAAGGTGAGGGGAACCATTTCTTTGCGCCCTGTTCTGCCTGCTATAACCGGGCAAAGATCACGAATGATGCAATCCGAAAGGATGCTACCCTGCGTGAGGAAGTGAATAGTATGATCGCACCCCTTCAATGCCGGGGCACAGTCGAAGTCAAGAACATTATAGAGGTGCTCCGCGACCACGTGGGCCTTGAACGGATCGCCGCAAGCATCGCCTACGACCTCTCCGCCATCAAAGTAGCGCCTTATTACGGCTGCGTGCTCACGCGCATACCCGGGGTCGATGTATTTGACGATGTGGAGAATCCTACGAGCATGGACGACCTGCTCTGGGTGACCGGGGTAGACCCGGTGGTCTGGCCCTATAAGATGGAATGTTGCGGGGCGAGTAAGACCCTCACGAACAAGGATGTGACCACGAGACTATCCGGGAAGATCATGGATATGGCGATCTCGGTAGGCGCGGATATGATCGTCACGCCCTGCCCTCTCTGCCAGATGAACCTGGACCTCCTCCCCTATCTCGGCAGAACGGACAAGAACCTCCCTGTGCTCTTCCTGACCGAGATCTATGAACTCGCGCTTTTTGGGAAGATTGCTGGCGGGTCATCGCACATCATACCGGTGGATGGCCTCGCGGATAAGGTGAAAAAGAAATGA
- a CDS encoding four helix bundle protein — protein sequence MNNSKLGSGFRDRGSAKSENRGSGIENLGPEKIKSYQDLDAWKQAMDLVVECYKATRNFAKNETFGLSSQLQRAAVSVVANIAEGRSRGHTKEFLQHLAIAYGSLAELETHLQIANRLSYINDAGLSLLLDKTNLVGKLINGLRRSLEKKL from the coding sequence GTGAATAACTCGAAATTGGGGTCGGGGTTCAGGGACCGGGGGTCAGCAAAATCAGAGAACCGGGGCTCAGGAATTGAGAATCTCGGGCCGGAAAAGATAAAGAGCTATCAAGATCTGGACGCATGGAAGCAAGCCATGGATTTGGTCGTCGAGTGTTATAAGGCTACAAGAAATTTCGCTAAGAACGAGACCTTTGGTCTATCAAGCCAATTACAAAGGGCGGCCGTTTCTGTTGTCGCAAATATTGCCGAGGGCAGATCGAGAGGGCATACCAAGGAGTTTCTGCAGCACTTGGCTATTGCCTATGGCTCTCTGGCAGAATTAGAGACCCACCTCCAAATTGCAAACCGTTTGAGCTACATTAATGATGCCGGATTATCCCTACTGCTGGATAAGACAAATCTTGTGGGAAAATTGATTAACGGGTTACGTAGATCTTTGGAGAAGAAGCTATGA